From Neisseria musculi, the proteins below share one genomic window:
- a CDS encoding rod shape-determining protein produces the protein MFRFLTRYFSNDLAIDLGTANTLIYIRNKGVVLDEPSVVAMQNDAAHGKSAILAVGTEAKKMLGRTPGSIQAIRPMKDGVIADFNVTEKMLKQFIKKVNNSRFAAAPRIVICVPCGSTQVERKAIRDSALAAGASSVNLIEEPMAAAIGAGLPIEEPTGCMVVDIGGGTTEVGVISLSGVVYSHSIRVGGDAFDESIINYVRRNYGMLIGEATAEEIKTKIGSAFPGMEVNEIEVKGRNLAEGIPRAFTISSNEVLEALTEPLNQIVQSVKNALEQTPPELGADIAERGLVLTGGGALLKGLDRLLAEETGLPVMIAEDPLTCVARGSGKALDMIGKLNSIFVVNP, from the coding sequence ATGTTTCGCTTTCTCACCCGCTATTTTTCCAATGATCTGGCTATTGATTTGGGCACGGCCAACACCTTGATTTATATCCGCAACAAAGGGGTTGTGTTGGACGAGCCTTCGGTGGTGGCCATGCAGAACGATGCCGCCCACGGCAAAAGCGCGATTTTGGCCGTAGGCACCGAAGCCAAGAAAATGTTGGGACGCACCCCGGGCAGTATCCAGGCAATCCGCCCGATGAAAGACGGTGTGATTGCCGATTTCAACGTTACCGAAAAAATGCTCAAGCAGTTTATCAAAAAGGTGAACAACAGCCGTTTTGCAGCCGCGCCCCGCATCGTGATTTGCGTGCCCTGCGGTTCGACCCAGGTGGAGCGCAAGGCTATCCGCGATTCGGCGCTGGCGGCAGGCGCATCCAGCGTAAACCTGATTGAAGAGCCGATGGCCGCGGCCATCGGCGCGGGGCTGCCGATTGAGGAGCCTACCGGCTGCATGGTGGTGGACATCGGCGGCGGCACCACCGAAGTGGGCGTGATTTCGCTTTCGGGCGTGGTGTATTCGCACTCTATCCGCGTGGGCGGCGATGCGTTTGACGAGAGCATCATCAATTATGTGCGCCGCAACTACGGCATGCTGATCGGCGAGGCCACCGCCGAAGAAATCAAAACCAAAATCGGCTCGGCCTTTCCAGGCATGGAAGTCAATGAAATCGAAGTGAAAGGCCGCAATCTGGCCGAGGGCATTCCCCGTGCCTTCACCATCAGCTCCAACGAGGTGTTGGAAGCCTTAACCGAGCCGCTCAACCAAATTGTCCAATCGGTAAAAAACGCTTTGGAGCAAACGCCGCCCGAACTGGGTGCCGATATTGCCGAACGCGGCTTAGTGCTGACCGGCGGCGGTGCGCTGCTCAAAGGTTTAGACCGTCTGCTGGCCGAAGAAACCGGCCTGCCGGTGATGATTGCCGAAGATCCGCTCACCTGCGTGGCGCGCGGCTCGGGCAAGGCTTTGGATATGATCGGCAAACTGAATTCGATTTTTGTGGTCAACCCTTAA
- a CDS encoding IS1595 family transposase, protein MRKSRLSQYKQNKLIELFVAGVTARTAAQLVSVNKNTAAYYFHRLRLLIYHNSPHLEMLDGEVEVDESYFGGQRKGKRGRGAAGKVAVFGLLKRNGKVYTVAVPNTQTATLLPIIREQVKPDSIVYTDCYKSYDVLDVSEFSHFRINHSTHFAERQNHINGIENFWNQAKRHLRKFNGIPKEHFELYLKECEWRFNNSEIKFQISILKQLVKQDLF, encoded by the coding sequence ATGAGAAAAAGTCGTTTAAGTCAGTACAAGCAAAACAAACTGATTGAACTATTTGTTGCAGGTGTTACCGCCCGCACAGCGGCGCAATTAGTTAGCGTCAATAAAAATACCGCTGCCTATTACTTCCACCGTTTGCGCTTACTTATCTATCACAACAGCCCGCATCTGGAAATGCTTGATGGTGAAGTAGAAGTTGATGAAAGCTATTTTGGCGGACAACGCAAAGGCAAACGTGGTCGCGGTGCGGCTGGCAAAGTGGCTGTATTCGGGCTTTTGAAGCGTAATGGTAAGGTTTACACCGTTGCCGTACCCAATACACAAACTGCGACTTTATTGCCAATTATCCGCGAGCAAGTGAAGCCTGATAGCATTGTTTATACCGATTGTTACAAAAGTTATGACGTTCTTGATGTGAGCGAATTTTCACATTTTCGGATCAATCACAGCACACATTTTGCTGAGCGACAAAATCACATTAACGGAATTGAGAACTTTTGGAACCAAGCAAAACGCCATTTACGCAAGTTTAACGGCATTCCCAAAGAGCATTTTGAACTGTATTTGAAAGAGTGTGAATGGCGTTTTAACAACAGTGAGATAAAATTTCAAATTTCTATTTTAAAACAATTAGTAAAGCAGGATTTGTTCTAG
- the mreC gene encoding rod shape-determining protein MreC, with translation MSEPSLNFAQKGMKPLSKLIVLSIAGVALMLLDNRYAAVQHAKGYAATALYPLQWLANQPVNLYRYVAGFMQSQANLMADNKRLNEENGRLKLSDARLSVQTRELAELKKLYGLQQSGIRISGGAEVISNSKDPLSDKLIINKGGRSGLQEGDAVIDQNGLIGQITQVQPFSAELTLLTNSKTIVPVMVARTGVRSLLYGSGGAVSLRYFPADADLRPGDVLLTSGLDSVYPEGIPVAKVEQVARADGTPYYRVGLKPLSGFRSSKYVLVLPQQQPPAL, from the coding sequence ATGTCTGAACCGTCGTTGAATTTCGCCCAAAAAGGCATGAAGCCGCTGAGCAAGCTGATTGTGCTCTCCATTGCCGGTGTGGCGCTGATGCTGCTCGATAACCGCTATGCCGCCGTGCAACACGCCAAAGGCTATGCGGCTACCGCGCTTTATCCGCTGCAATGGCTGGCCAACCAACCGGTAAACCTTTACCGCTATGTGGCCGGGTTTATGCAGTCGCAGGCAAACCTCATGGCCGACAACAAACGCCTGAACGAAGAAAACGGCCGTCTGAAACTTTCAGATGCCCGCTTGTCTGTGCAAACCCGCGAGCTGGCCGAGCTGAAAAAGCTGTACGGCCTGCAACAAAGCGGTATCCGCATCAGCGGCGGTGCCGAAGTGATTTCAAACAGCAAAGATCCGCTGTCTGACAAGCTGATTATCAATAAAGGCGGGCGCAGCGGTTTGCAGGAAGGCGATGCCGTTATCGATCAAAACGGGCTTATCGGCCAGATTACTCAGGTGCAGCCTTTTTCTGCCGAGCTGACGCTGCTGACCAACAGTAAAACCATCGTGCCGGTGATGGTGGCGCGTACAGGCGTACGCAGCCTGCTCTACGGCAGCGGCGGTGCAGTCAGCCTGCGTTATTTTCCCGCCGATGCCGACTTGCGCCCCGGCGATGTTTTACTCACCTCCGGCCTTGACAGCGTTTACCCCGAAGGCATTCCCGTAGCCAAGGTAGAACAGGTTGCCCGCGCTGACGGCACGCCTTATTACCGGGTAGGCCTGAAGCCGCTTTCGGGGTTTAGAAGCAGCAAATATGTGTTGGTGCTGCCGCAACAGCAGCCTCCTGCCCTTTAA
- a CDS encoding CFI-box-CTERM domain-containing protein: MRQKILRHFRDEKLLANQVGKQFVKMYYRYSPPIADYLRSKPKLAKIVRFCLDKTFVSYLNKK; encoded by the coding sequence ATGCGCCAGAAGATTTTACGCCATTTTCGAGATGAAAAACTCCTTGCCAATCAGGTAGGTAAACAATTCGTTAAAATGTATTACCGTTATTCGCCGCCTATCGCCGATTATTTGCGAAGTAAGCCGAAATTGGCAAAGATTGTGCGTTTTTGCTTAGACAAAACTTTTGTCAGCTATTTGAATAAAAAATGA
- the gatA gene encoding Asp-tRNA(Asn)/Glu-tRNA(Gln) amidotransferase subunit GatA has product MTAYTLKQAGQLLQAKKISAVELAQEYLAAIDAANPAINGYITLDKEKTLAEAQAADARIAAGNATALTGVPIAYKDIFCQTGWHSACASRMLDNFVSPYTATVVQNLLDAGMVTLGRTNMDEFAMGSTNETSFYGAARNPWNLENVPGGSSGGSAAVVAARLTPAALGSDTGGSIRQPASHCGITGIKPTYGIVSRFGMVAYASSFDQAGPMAQTAEDCAILLNSMASFDTRDSTSLEREKEDYTRDLNRPLKGLRVGLPKEYLGAGNSADVQTALQAAIDLLKSMGAEMVEVSLPQTELSIPAYYVLASAEAGTNLSRYDGVRYGHRAARFGDLEEMYSHTRAEGFGSEVKRRIMIGTYVLSHGYYDAYYLKAQKLRRLVANDFQTAFTQCDVILAPTAPTTAPKLGSDINDPVQMYLSDIYTIAVNLAGLPALALPAGFGSDGLPVGVQLIGNYFTEAKILGAAHQMQLNSGWHSRMPK; this is encoded by the coding sequence ATGACCGCATACACCCTCAAACAAGCCGGCCAACTGCTGCAGGCCAAAAAAATTTCCGCAGTCGAGCTTGCCCAAGAATATCTGGCTGCCATCGATGCCGCAAACCCCGCTATCAACGGTTACATCACTTTAGATAAAGAAAAAACTTTGGCTGAAGCCCAAGCCGCCGATGCGCGCATTGCCGCCGGCAACGCCACCGCGCTGACCGGCGTTCCGATTGCCTATAAAGATATTTTCTGCCAAACCGGCTGGCACAGTGCCTGTGCCAGCAGAATGCTCGATAATTTCGTGTCACCCTACACCGCCACCGTGGTGCAGAACCTGCTCGATGCCGGCATGGTTACGCTCGGCCGCACCAATATGGACGAATTTGCCATGGGCTCCACCAACGAAACTTCGTTTTACGGTGCCGCCAGAAACCCGTGGAATCTTGAAAACGTGCCCGGCGGCTCGTCCGGCGGTTCCGCCGCCGTGGTCGCTGCCCGTTTGACACCCGCCGCGCTCGGCTCCGACACCGGCGGCTCCATCCGCCAGCCCGCCTCACACTGCGGCATCACCGGCATCAAGCCCACCTACGGTATCGTTTCCCGCTTCGGCATGGTCGCCTATGCCTCCAGCTTCGACCAGGCCGGCCCGATGGCGCAAACCGCCGAAGACTGCGCGATTTTATTAAACAGCATGGCCAGTTTCGATACGCGCGATTCCACCAGCTTGGAACGCGAAAAAGAAGACTACACCCGCGACTTAAACCGGCCGCTCAAAGGCTTGAGGGTCGGTTTGCCGAAAGAATACTTGGGCGCAGGCAACAGTGCCGATGTTCAGACGGCCTTGCAGGCTGCCATCGATTTGCTCAAATCGATGGGTGCCGAAATGGTGGAGGTTTCCCTGCCGCAAACCGAATTATCGATTCCCGCCTATTATGTGCTCGCTTCTGCCGAAGCCGGCACCAATCTGTCGCGCTATGACGGCGTGCGCTACGGCCACCGCGCCGCCCGATTCGGCGATTTGGAAGAAATGTACAGCCACACCCGCGCCGAAGGCTTCGGCAGCGAAGTGAAGCGCCGCATCATGATCGGCACTTATGTGTTGAGCCACGGTTATTACGATGCCTATTACCTGAAAGCGCAAAAACTGCGCCGCTTGGTCGCCAACGATTTTCAGACGGCCTTCACGCAATGCGATGTGATACTCGCGCCCACCGCACCGACCACCGCGCCCAAACTCGGCAGCGATATCAACGACCCCGTGCAGATGTATTTGAGCGACATCTACACCATCGCCGTCAACCTCGCCGGCCTGCCCGCGCTGGCCCTGCCCGCCGGTTTCGGTTCAGACGGCCTGCCCGTGGGCGTGCAGTTAATCGGCAATTATTTCACCGAAGCGAAAATTTTGGGGGCAGCGCATCAGATGCAGCTGAATAGCGGTTGGCATAGCAGAATGCCTAAATAA
- the gatC gene encoding Asp-tRNA(Asn)/Glu-tRNA(Gln) amidotransferase subunit GatC, whose protein sequence is MALTLSDVEKIARLSRLSLTDAEKAQNLKELNDIFSLVEKMQTVNTDGIEPMAHPHEAALRLRGDAVTETDRAAQYQAVAPEVRNRLYIVPQVIED, encoded by the coding sequence ATGGCACTCACCCTGAGCGATGTAGAGAAAATCGCCCGTCTTTCCCGCCTGAGCCTTACCGATGCGGAAAAAGCGCAAAACCTGAAAGAATTGAATGACATATTTTCATTAGTGGAAAAAATGCAAACCGTAAACACTGACGGTATCGAACCGATGGCACACCCGCATGAAGCCGCCCTTCGCCTGCGCGGAGATGCCGTAACCGAAACCGACCGTGCCGCCCAGTACCAAGCTGTTGCGCCCGAAGTGCGCAACCGTTTGTATATCGTTCCTCAAGTGATTGAAGATTAA
- the rodA gene encoding rod shape-determining protein RodA, with protein sequence MDPWLFYAMLAVYIMSLFLLYSADGQDIGQLENKTLHTVLGFVLLWFIARTHPQTLAVFALPVYTAGVVLLLGVHFFGITVNGAQRWLDIGVVRIQPSEIMKIGLPMMVAWFLQRYEMSLRWYHYLAAIALVLVPGTLILKQPDLGTAALIMASGLFVVFFAGLPWKVIFAAVAGFVAALPLIWHYGMHDYQKTRVLTLLDPTKDPLGAGYHILQSMIAIGSGGVWGKGWLNGTQTHLDYIPEATTDFIFAVYGEEFGLIGNILLLVIYLLILGRGLYIAAKAPTLYSRTLAGALTMTFFCYAFVNMGMVSGILPVVGVPLPLVSYGGTATLSIMVVLALLMGISNQRR encoded by the coding sequence ATGGATCCGTGGCTGTTTTATGCCATGCTGGCGGTTTACATTATGAGCCTGTTTCTGCTTTATTCTGCCGACGGGCAGGATATCGGCCAGCTTGAAAACAAAACCCTGCACACCGTGTTGGGCTTTGTTTTGCTGTGGTTTATCGCCAGAACCCACCCGCAGACCCTGGCGGTGTTTGCCCTGCCCGTATATACCGCAGGGGTGGTGTTGCTGTTGGGCGTGCATTTTTTCGGCATTACCGTTAATGGCGCACAACGCTGGCTCGATATCGGTGTGGTGCGCATTCAGCCGTCTGAAATCATGAAAATCGGCCTGCCCATGATGGTGGCGTGGTTTCTCCAGCGTTATGAAATGTCGCTGCGCTGGTATCACTATTTGGCCGCCATTGCGCTGGTGCTGGTGCCCGGCACGCTGATTCTGAAGCAGCCCGACCTCGGCACCGCTGCGTTGATTATGGCTTCGGGGCTGTTTGTGGTGTTTTTTGCCGGGTTGCCGTGGAAGGTGATTTTTGCCGCCGTTGCCGGCTTTGTGGCCGCGCTGCCGCTGATTTGGCACTACGGTATGCACGATTATCAAAAAACGCGCGTGCTCACCCTGCTCGACCCCACAAAAGACCCGCTCGGCGCGGGCTACCATATTTTGCAGTCGATGATTGCCATCGGCTCCGGCGGTGTTTGGGGCAAAGGCTGGCTCAACGGCACGCAAACCCATCTCGACTATATCCCCGAAGCCACCACCGATTTTATTTTCGCGGTTTACGGCGAAGAATTCGGCTTAATCGGCAACATATTGCTGCTGGTGATTTATCTGCTGATACTCGGGCGCGGCCTCTACATCGCCGCCAAAGCCCCCACACTCTACAGCCGCACGCTGGCAGGCGCACTCACCATGACGTTTTTCTGCTATGCTTTCGTCAATATGGGCATGGTCAGCGGCATACTGCCTGTGGTGGGCGTGCCGCTGCCGCTGGTGAGCTACGGCGGCACCGCCACGCTGTCGATCATGGTGGTGCTCGCCCTACTGATGGGCATCAGCAACCAGCGGCGGTAA
- the mrdA gene encoding penicillin-binding protein 2, whose amino-acid sequence MDNNLYQYTGHDHDVASRQRDFMLRLVLAFALMVVLFALLLGRFVYLQVFKHHEYVAQANTNRISLVPTPPIRGEIIDTNGVVLASNYPAYSLEIVPGEIKGKTEDTIEALRAYVDITPGDLKRFRKFRAEYRSFENIPLKLKLQPDEAARLSAQLYRFKGVEINARTFRNYRYPELTAHFLGYIGRISDRDQKKLEEESLVSLYRGSTHIGKSGLEGFYERQLHGTPGYQEVEKDAYGHVVRVLKTVPAKTGQTLRLAMDIRLQQEADRLMNGRRGAIIALNPQTGGVLAFVSKPSFDPNLFIDGIDSDTWKALNEDWQRPLINRVTQGLYPPGSTFKPFMGMALLESGKITQTTVVPAPGAWSIPGSRHLFRDSVRRGHGSANLSKAVQVSSDTFFYRLGYELGIDKTAPYLAEFGLGSPTGIDLPNEYKGILPSREWKAKRFAKSKDPKTRQWQPSEMVSVSIGQGYNAYTPLQMAHATASLANDGVVYRPHLVKELINHERREITLISPKPERSIPFKQSNFEYVKQAMARVLQPGGTAHRIGHGLPYTMGGKTGTAQVVQIKQGARYNAAALAEQHRDHAWFISFAPVEKPQIAIAVLLENGGWGASAAPLARSLSDYYLLALKAGRAPAGAVQAAGTSAPQQENTSQTVTGAPASPPAASVFQQAYATAGNVQTASGATP is encoded by the coding sequence ATGGACAACAACCTCTACCAATATACAGGCCACGATCACGATGTGGCCAGCAGACAGCGCGATTTTATGTTGCGGCTGGTGTTGGCCTTTGCATTGATGGTGGTTTTGTTTGCCCTGCTTTTGGGCAGGTTTGTGTATCTGCAAGTATTCAAACACCACGAGTATGTGGCCCAAGCCAACACCAACCGTATTTCTTTGGTGCCCACCCCGCCGATACGCGGCGAAATCATCGATACCAACGGCGTGGTGCTGGCCAGCAACTATCCGGCCTATTCTTTAGAAATCGTGCCTGGAGAGATCAAGGGCAAAACAGAAGACACCATCGAAGCCCTGCGGGCGTATGTGGACATCACCCCGGGCGACTTGAAGCGTTTCAGAAAATTCCGCGCCGAATACCGTTCTTTTGAGAATATTCCGCTCAAACTCAAACTGCAACCCGATGAAGCTGCACGTCTTTCTGCCCAACTTTACCGTTTCAAGGGCGTGGAAATCAACGCACGCACATTCCGCAACTACCGCTACCCCGAGCTGACGGCCCATTTTCTCGGCTATATCGGCCGTATCAGCGACCGCGACCAAAAAAAACTTGAAGAAGAAAGCCTTGTTTCGCTCTACCGTGGCAGCACCCATATCGGCAAATCGGGGCTGGAGGGCTTTTACGAACGCCAGCTTCACGGCACGCCCGGCTATCAGGAAGTAGAAAAAGATGCTTACGGACATGTGGTGCGCGTTTTGAAAACCGTGCCGGCCAAAACCGGCCAAACGCTGCGGCTGGCAATGGATATCCGCCTTCAGCAAGAGGCCGACCGCCTGATGAACGGCCGCCGCGGCGCGATTATCGCCCTCAACCCGCAAACGGGCGGCGTGTTGGCTTTTGTGTCAAAACCCTCTTTCGACCCCAATCTGTTTATTGACGGCATCGACAGCGACACTTGGAAAGCCCTTAATGAAGACTGGCAGCGGCCGTTGATCAACCGTGTAACACAAGGCCTGTATCCGCCCGGCTCCACCTTCAAGCCGTTTATGGGCATGGCCTTGCTCGAAAGCGGCAAAATCACCCAAACCACGGTGGTGCCCGCCCCGGGCGCGTGGAGCATTCCGGGCTCGCGCCACCTGTTTCGCGACTCGGTACGCCGAGGCCACGGTTCGGCCAATTTGAGTAAAGCGGTTCAAGTATCCTCCGACACGTTTTTCTACCGCCTGGGCTATGAGTTGGGCATCGACAAAACCGCTCCCTATCTGGCCGAATTCGGCTTGGGTTCGCCCACCGGCATCGACTTGCCCAATGAATACAAAGGCATTCTGCCTTCGCGCGAATGGAAAGCCAAACGGTTTGCCAAATCGAAAGACCCTAAAACGCGCCAATGGCAGCCGTCTGAAATGGTTTCGGTGAGCATAGGCCAGGGCTATAATGCCTACACCCCCCTTCAGATGGCCCATGCCACCGCCTCTCTTGCCAATGACGGTGTAGTGTACCGCCCGCATTTGGTCAAAGAGCTGATCAATCACGAGCGGCGCGAAATCACACTCATCAGCCCCAAACCCGAGCGCAGCATTCCGTTCAAACAGAGCAATTTCGAATACGTTAAACAGGCGATGGCCAGAGTGCTGCAGCCGGGCGGCACCGCCCACCGTATCGGCCACGGCCTGCCCTACACCATGGGCGGCAAAACCGGCACCGCCCAAGTGGTGCAGATTAAACAGGGAGCGCGTTATAACGCCGCCGCGCTGGCCGAACAACACCGCGACCACGCTTGGTTTATTTCTTTCGCACCGGTTGAAAAACCGCAAATCGCCATTGCCGTGCTGCTGGAAAACGGCGGCTGGGGCGCCAGTGCCGCACCGCTGGCGCGCAGCCTGAGCGATTATTACCTGCTCGCCCTGAAAGCAGGCCGTGCGCCGGCCGGAGCCGTTCAAGCTGCCGGCACTTCCGCCCCCCAGCAGGAAAACACCTCACAAACCGTAACCGGTGCCCCCGCCTCTCCGCCGGCAGCATCGGTGTTCCAACAGGCTTACGCCACAGCCGGCAACGTTCAGACGGCCTCGGGAGCGACACCTTGA
- a CDS encoding DpnI domain-containing protein: protein MNLYFDTRLAEGYKSASQITRVLTENWMGAQVYCPNCGCKPIQKAANNCPVQDFLCARCDEQFELKSKNGKTAGKMINDGAYQTMIERIQADDNPNFFFLSYRKVDYSVQQLMLVPKHFMTVDMIIRRKPLPPTAKRAGWIGCTIDLSKVPESGKILLIQQQQIVAPETVRAQWQATLFLRQQQSSRKGWLLAIIKCLEQLPETFNLKQIYALEAKLALQFPKNKYIKDKIRQQLQILRDQGVIEFSARGQYRKSKSS from the coding sequence ATGAATTTATATTTCGATACCCGCTTGGCCGAAGGCTATAAAAGTGCATCACAAATTACCCGCGTGTTAACGGAAAACTGGATGGGAGCGCAAGTTTATTGCCCGAATTGCGGTTGCAAGCCGATTCAGAAGGCAGCCAATAACTGCCCGGTGCAGGATTTTTTGTGTGCCAGATGTGACGAACAGTTTGAATTAAAAAGTAAAAACGGGAAAACCGCTGGCAAAATGATTAACGATGGCGCTTATCAAACCATGATTGAGCGCATTCAGGCCGATGACAACCCGAATTTCTTTTTCTTATCGTATAGAAAAGTGGATTATTCTGTACAGCAATTGATGCTGGTGCCGAAACATTTTATGACGGTTGATATGATTATCCGTCGCAAACCGTTACCGCCAACAGCAAAGCGGGCGGGTTGGATCGGTTGCACGATAGACCTGAGCAAAGTGCCCGAGAGCGGCAAGATCCTCTTGATTCAGCAACAGCAGATTGTTGCCCCTGAAACAGTACGCGCCCAATGGCAAGCAACCCTGTTTTTAAGACAGCAACAAAGCAGCAGAAAAGGCTGGTTGCTGGCTATTATTAAATGCTTGGAGCAATTGCCTGAAACATTTAATTTGAAGCAGATTTATGCGCTTGAAGCAAAATTGGCTCTACAGTTTCCTAAAAACAAATATATTAAAGATAAAATCCGCCAGCAGTTGCAAATTTTGCGCGATCAGGGCGTGATTGAGTTTTCAGCCCGCGGGCAGTATCGGAAATCTAAATCGTCTTAA
- the mreD gene encoding rod shape-determining protein MreD: protein MTDSEEFHSRVPKRITVSGFMLAMLLDFMPFPFETFFWLPEFTALVLLYWALYKPQSVGVGIAFAVGLLADVGTAAPLGLHALSYMVMVFLVQQRQRQIMVHSYGIQAVAVLCALLCNQAVMALIRLMHDHRFTDWQGFAAPFVGALLWPLLSKVMLGLLNSRRLR from the coding sequence ATGACTGATTCCGAAGAATTTCACAGCCGCGTGCCAAAACGCATTACCGTATCCGGCTTCATGCTTGCCATGTTGTTGGATTTTATGCCGTTTCCGTTTGAAACGTTTTTCTGGCTACCCGAATTTACCGCATTGGTGCTGCTTTATTGGGCTTTATACAAACCCCAGTCGGTCGGTGTGGGCATTGCGTTTGCCGTGGGGCTGCTGGCCGATGTCGGCACCGCCGCGCCGCTTGGCCTGCACGCGCTGTCGTATATGGTGATGGTGTTTTTGGTGCAGCAGCGGCAACGGCAGATTATGGTGCACAGCTACGGCATACAGGCGGTGGCAGTGTTGTGCGCCCTGCTCTGCAATCAGGCGGTGATGGCTTTGATACGCTTGATGCACGACCACCGTTTCACCGATTGGCAGGGCTTTGCCGCGCCGTTTGTCGGTGCGCTGCTGTGGCCTCTGCTGAGCAAAGTGATGCTCGGCCTGCTTAACTCACGCCGTTTACGCTGA
- a CDS encoding MarC family protein produces the protein MIGMEIGKLILAFMVLINPFGALSIYLDLTRNLSKRERRRVTQIASLTVFIGIAAFTLTGGMILRLFGISVGAFQVGGGILVLLIAISMMNQGSNPAKPDVGTDESNDITIRPKQMQNIGAIAVVPLAIPMMIGPGGISTVIIYASAAESYRDILSILVAGLIISLICYTVLAAASRVSKKLGDTGLTILNRIMGMLLAAVSVEIIVAGLKALFPQLLA, from the coding sequence ATGATAGGCATGGAAATCGGCAAGCTGATTTTGGCATTTATGGTGCTGATCAACCCCTTCGGCGCGCTTTCGATTTATCTCGACCTCACCCGCAATCTGAGCAAGCGCGAGCGGCGCAGGGTTACCCAGATAGCCTCGCTCACCGTTTTTATCGGCATTGCCGCCTTCACCCTCACCGGCGGCATGATTTTGCGGCTCTTCGGCATCAGTGTCGGCGCGTTTCAGGTGGGCGGCGGCATCTTGGTGCTGCTGATTGCCATTTCGATGATGAACCAGGGCAGCAACCCCGCCAAGCCCGATGTCGGCACCGATGAAAGCAACGATATCACCATCCGCCCCAAACAGATGCAGAATATCGGCGCCATTGCCGTGGTGCCGCTGGCGATTCCCATGATGATAGGGCCCGGCGGCATTTCAACCGTGATTATTTACGCCTCGGCTGCCGAAAGCTATCGGGATATTTTGTCGATACTGGTCGCCGGCCTGATTATCAGCCTGATCTGCTACACCGTGTTGGCAGCGGCTTCCCGCGTAAGCAAAAAGCTGGGCGACACCGGCCTGACCATTCTCAACCGCATCATGGGCATGCTGCTGGCGGCGGTATCGGTGGAAATTATCGTGGCCGGCCTGAAAGCCCTATTTCCGCAACTGCTTGCCTGA